TTTCAGTATTACCTAGTGGTACTGAAGTTGCAGAAATTTCATTAATGGCTGGTGAAGACAAAGGCGGTAAAACACGTTACTTAAATGGTAGTTTTATCGTTTCTGATAAAACAGAAGGTCTTCGTGGTGCTGAGCGTCAACTTAAGGAAGCTCAAGCTGCTAAAGCTGACGCGGCAGTTCTTGTTGTAGTCCAAGTTAAGGATTTACACGGAGAGCCGTCTAAAGCCAAAAAGTCAGATGCGCTTTATGTTAACTATCGTGGTTTGTTGCAAAGTGTTCGCGTACACACCAAGAAAAGCTAATTAAAGTAACCTGAATAAAGAAACCGGCTTATGCCGGTTTTTTTCTGTCTAAAATGTTATTGTTGGTATTGCATTAGCTGCCCTTCAAGTTTGGCGCAAACCTTATGAGAGTCACTTAACTCTGACTGGGCTTTGTTTAAGAATGTTTCGCACTTATCTAATTCTTTAGTTAAGGTGTCTACGCGGCTCTGTGTACGAATATTTAATGAATTAATTTCGTCTAGCTTAGCCTGAAGCTCAGAGGCTTCTGATGATTTCAAATCTACTTGTTCAATGAGTGATTCAATTTTGGCGTCTGCCTTAGCGCTTGCTTGTTGTAGCTGCTCGTTCTTAGCTGCTGCAGCTTCAATTGCCTGACTTTGTTTCTCTACCTGCTTGGTAAGAGATTCTATTGTTGAACCGGCTTTTGTGTTTGTTTTCTGAAGCTGTTCAATATTTGCTTTTGAGGTCGATATTTCTTTGTTTTTCTGATCTAACTGTTGAGTTAAAGACTCGACATGCCCCAGGGCTTTTGCTTTTTCAGATTCAGCCAGGTTCAATGCTTTTTGCATTTCTGATATTTGAACTTGTTGTTTTGCTAATCGTTCATCACGCTCAGCTACAGAGGATAGAGCTGCCTTTGTTTCGCTATTAGCTACATCTAGCGAGGCTTTTAGTTGACTCCCAATTTTGTTTGCGTGAGTAAGCTCTTCCTGCTTCTCAGATATTACCTCCAATGCATCTTCAAGTTGCTCAAAGGCTTTGTCCTGCTCTTCAATAGAATCTGCCTCACGCTTGGCCGCATTTGCCGCGTGTTCGTTTGCTTCAATTATTGCCTTATTAAGTCTTTGTTCAACAGTGTGGTGAGCATGGTCGTTAATCTGGT
The sequence above is a segment of the Pseudoalteromonas ulvae UL12 genome. Coding sequences within it:
- a CDS encoding DNA-binding protein, encoding MARERAFTDQQVIDAANNLLAEGKNINGTSLRNKVGTGRPSALMDVYKALESDGRILAPTVPELLEQTIIHQELPPEVSEMLSVILGDVEKLVHQINDHAHHTVEQRLNKAIIEANEHAANAAKREADSIEEQDKAFEQLEDALEVISEKQEELTHANKIGSQLKASLDVANSETKAALSSVAERDERLAKQQVQISEMQKALNLAESEKAKALGHVESLTQQLDQKNKEISTSKANIEQLQKTNTKAGSTIESLTKQVEKQSQAIEAAAAKNEQLQQASAKADAKIESLIEQVDLKSSEASELQAKLDEINSLNIRTQSRVDTLTKELDKCETFLNKAQSELSDSHKVCAKLEGQLMQYQQ